The following proteins are encoded in a genomic region of Sorangiineae bacterium MSr12523:
- a CDS encoding fatty acid desaturase: MKTHASDVGAARAHQASSLASFVYLSTSQRQLVRAKAKQWIAWRRAHPTLHTAVGIGLLAFLFAFDAYALLELPRQLPFDLATRSGIVFAALTTGFLHGFLVCSIVTYSVHEGAAHDLIVVGNGPVTRVLRFVANNACRFFLADPEYYAGSHFQHHRWLGTEQDGSFTNHVRLRRLLLAIVPMAPVFSHSDFFPWRPQEHTRSRKISAVLTKLHLAVFFAAMAWRFGVLYALVSLLLVGTWISFVLDRVRESTEHLGMPLERVHGTRDFGLGLWGLLLGGGPWGQPCHFSHHLEPALPWYHQLALHFYLHRILTPEQKRQFFLRPVVGFPALLVRLARGGMR, from the coding sequence GTGAAGACCCACGCCTCCGACGTGGGGGCGGCGCGCGCGCACCAGGCGTCGTCCCTTGCGAGTTTCGTGTACCTTTCGACGTCGCAGCGCCAACTCGTGCGCGCCAAAGCGAAGCAGTGGATCGCTTGGCGGCGCGCGCACCCGACGCTGCACACCGCGGTGGGAATCGGCCTTCTGGCCTTTCTCTTCGCCTTCGATGCGTATGCCCTGTTGGAGTTGCCGCGGCAGCTCCCGTTCGACTTGGCGACGCGCTCCGGAATCGTGTTCGCGGCGCTCACGACCGGGTTTCTCCACGGTTTTCTCGTGTGCAGCATCGTCACGTACAGCGTGCACGAAGGCGCCGCGCACGATCTCATCGTGGTGGGGAATGGCCCGGTCACGCGCGTGTTGCGCTTTGTCGCCAACAACGCGTGCCGCTTCTTTCTGGCCGACCCGGAATATTACGCAGGCAGCCATTTCCAGCACCATCGCTGGCTCGGCACCGAGCAAGACGGCTCGTTCACCAACCACGTGCGCTTGCGAAGGTTGCTGCTGGCCATCGTGCCCATGGCGCCGGTGTTCAGCCACTCGGACTTCTTCCCGTGGCGCCCGCAGGAGCACACGCGAAGCCGGAAAATCTCGGCCGTGCTCACCAAGCTGCACCTCGCGGTGTTCTTCGCCGCGATGGCGTGGCGCTTCGGCGTGCTCTACGCCCTCGTCTCGCTCCTGCTCGTGGGGACGTGGATCAGTTTCGTCCTCGACCGGGTGCGTGAAAGCACCGAGCACCTGGGCATGCCGCTGGAGCGCGTCCACGGTACGCGTGACTTCGGCCTGGGGCTCTGGGGGCTTCTGCTCGGCGGTGGACCGTGGGGACAGCCTTGCCACTTTTCGCACCACCTCGAGCCGGCACTGCCTTGGTACCACCAGCTCGCGTTGCACTTTTATCTGCACCGCATTTTGACGCCCGAGCAAAAGCGGCAGTTCTTCTTGCGGCCCGTCGTTGGATTTCCGGCGTTGCTCGTCCGGCTCGCACGCGGGGGGATGCGATGA
- a CDS encoding NAD(P)/FAD-dependent oxidoreductase, which translates to MTNYDAIVIGSGIGGLGTAALLARHGKKVLVLERHYVAGGLTHTFRRRQFEWDVGVHYLGQVHDPEHPLRRAFDYVTGGKLEWAQMGAVYDCMIFDDARFDFRTGAETLKSDLAEAFPGEARAIASYFEAVRRAARSAERFFLQRIVPRWLGWLLHPVLGLPFQRYAGRTTLSMLRSWTQNERLIGVLTGQWGNYGLPPERSSFGMHALVADYYLEGASYPVGGASRLASTIVPIIEASQGEVRTSTPVANILVRDGRAIGVRTEDGEEILAPCIVSNAGVETTLRKLLPATPPTHAGEAFPAHSTGHIALYLGLSGTASELGLGASNLWVHAGYDHDATARAFQRDPQAPFPLVYINSPSAKDPDWERRHPGISTLVAIVPASFAPFARWIGTRWAKRGREYEDYKAWLAERLLAIVCRELPGVKGRIRHQELSTPLSTMHFTGQAAMYGFEHSPERFRARWLRPASPTPGLFFVGQDVVTVGVGASLMSGVLASSVILRRNVLGDVLRGETT; encoded by the coding sequence ATGACGAATTACGATGCCATCGTGATCGGCTCCGGCATCGGTGGGCTGGGCACGGCCGCCTTGCTGGCGCGGCATGGGAAGAAGGTGCTCGTTCTCGAGCGGCATTACGTGGCGGGCGGGCTCACGCACACGTTCCGCCGGCGCCAATTCGAGTGGGACGTGGGGGTCCACTACCTGGGGCAGGTGCACGATCCGGAGCACCCCCTGCGGCGTGCCTTCGACTACGTGACGGGCGGCAAGCTCGAATGGGCACAGATGGGTGCGGTCTACGACTGCATGATCTTCGACGATGCGCGCTTCGACTTTCGCACCGGTGCGGAAACGCTCAAAAGCGATCTCGCGGAGGCGTTCCCTGGCGAGGCTCGCGCCATTGCTTCGTATTTCGAGGCCGTTCGCCGGGCGGCGCGTTCCGCCGAGCGATTCTTTCTCCAGCGCATCGTGCCGCGGTGGCTCGGGTGGCTCTTGCATCCGGTGCTCGGGCTGCCATTTCAGCGTTACGCCGGCCGGACCACGCTTTCCATGCTGCGCTCGTGGACCCAGAACGAGCGGCTCATTGGCGTCTTGACCGGGCAGTGGGGCAATTACGGCCTTCCGCCTGAGCGAAGCAGCTTCGGCATGCACGCGCTCGTGGCCGACTATTACCTGGAGGGTGCGAGCTACCCGGTGGGAGGTGCCTCGCGGCTCGCGTCGACCATCGTGCCGATCATCGAGGCTTCGCAGGGCGAGGTGCGCACGTCGACGCCCGTCGCGAACATCTTGGTGCGCGACGGAAGGGCCATCGGCGTTCGCACCGAGGATGGGGAGGAGATCCTCGCGCCATGCATCGTCAGCAACGCCGGCGTGGAGACGACGTTGCGGAAGCTCCTTCCCGCCACGCCTCCCACCCATGCCGGCGAGGCGTTCCCCGCGCATTCGACGGGACACATCGCGCTCTACCTCGGGCTCTCCGGCACGGCGTCGGAGCTGGGGCTCGGCGCGAGCAACCTCTGGGTTCACGCCGGCTACGACCACGATGCGACGGCCCGCGCCTTTCAGCGCGATCCGCAGGCGCCCTTTCCGCTGGTGTACATCAATTCGCCATCGGCCAAAGATCCCGATTGGGAGCGCCGGCACCCGGGAATTTCCACGCTGGTGGCCATCGTTCCGGCGAGCTTCGCACCGTTCGCGCGCTGGATCGGAACGCGATGGGCCAAGCGCGGGCGCGAGTACGAAGACTACAAAGCGTGGCTGGCCGAGCGCCTGCTCGCCATCGTCTGCCGCGAGCTGCCCGGGGTGAAGGGGCGCATTCGGCATCAAGAGCTTTCGACCCCGCTCTCGACGATGCACTTCACCGGCCAGGCGGCCATGTACGGTTTCGAGCATTCGCCAGAGCGGTTTCGCGCGCGCTGGCTGCGGCCGGCGTCCCCGACGCCTGGCCTCTTTTTCGTGGGTCAGGACGTGGTGACGGTCGGCGTGGGCGCATCGCTCATGTCCGGGGTCCTCGCGAGCTCCGTGATCCTCCGGCGCAACGTGCTGGGCGACGTTCTTCGAGGAGAGACGACATGA
- a CDS encoding SDR family NAD(P)-dependent oxidoreductase, whose protein sequence is MNLYGRLLWTLGRAATKPRIAPLDTSVTTWRVLPGDLDPFGHMTNSRYLAMMDLARIDHVIRVGLLRPAIENRWMVPVGSACVDFKAPLRPFEAYEIRTRVLSWDERWFYLQQDFHRASGALVGSGCVKVTFRGADGTVPPDDVVRAALGSVLPRPRLAQEAAARFGIERREPIAIVGIGCRLPGGAHDPEALFRLLMDGRECIVDIPADRWDPRIYHDPSGKSPGRAYVHKAGLLETDLHAFDAAFFGITPREAVSMDPQQRLLLETSWEAFEDAGVVPSSVAGSRTGVFVGGFTTDNLLVYSNPDNRELVSTHSATASTLTMLSNRLSYFYDVRGPSVSIDTACSSSLVALHYACQSLWSKESDRALVAGVNAISVPETHLTMAKGKFLSPTGRCHAFDARADGYVRGEGAAVLLLEPLSVAEREGHRIYAVIRGTATNQDGRTAGISLPSAEAQMAVMREAYASAGVDPRSVVYVEAHGTGTPAGDPIEARAIGTVVGASRGDSEACLLGSVKTNLGHLEAAAGVTGVLKTALCLQQGMVPHHPHLGEVNPEIPLGDLGLRIPRAPEPLPARHAPRVAGVNSFGYGGSNAHAVLEEAPAPAPIAGAAPRCRPHLLAISAKSKESLAELAGRYAERLERAQNDAEVTAICRSAALHREHHRHRWAQSGNSGAELVASLRAASFEGAPEAGGLLFVYTGMGPQWWGMGRELFAAEPAFRRAVEECDEAFRDASGWSIWEEMARDEPTSRMHRTEVAQPANAVLQIALTRLWAEWGIVPDAVLGHSVGEVGAAYACGALGVREAMRVAYHRSRLQQRLAGRGGMLAVGLSEEAVAPWLGRAAIAAVNSEESVTLAGDHLELGRIARALEAAGHFQRALRVDVPYHSPLMDEIEAPLSSALESLAPKAPAIPLYSTVTGERLEGEPLDGRYWWRNVRQAVRFAAAFEQAVRAGHTTFVEVGPHPVLAASMRDVLRSRRADGEVVASLVRKAPELETMARALARVHFSGHTPSFRAYFGPGSYVPVPTYAWNRKVFWHEGERTRGKRQVGVRHPLLTHHREPATWTAELNLGATPYLLDHVVADSAVFPAAAYIEMMLAARGMQQGEAACSIEQLEFPTAAALREDEVIRLALRLSTETASFAIHAEDEALRCRGKLFSPGRTAPALDVQALSARLPEAVSASDLYASLARRGLRYGPAFRGVERVQRAENELLAWLSLPEGLDERGYHLHPVLLDAALHSVLALANDDGAHDIVPVAIDRVHFFATPGRRLLAHGRLGARRRGQLRADVTLVREDGSVVAEISGLTCRILPRARAAHLASLHYARTWERMAPASEPGLREPSLWIVLDDGAPELPRPELLAASSEIRVLDLRACASLSHDDPVTHGVDRAAALVQTLRGIPRDRVARYYVATRGAEAVVASDGPPDVSLAPLLGLARTAMTERPDLHLTLVDLESVPSDPLALTAWLRTFGEEQEIALREGETYAARVQRCPAPVAPPPERHAPAEGSGYAIALGEPGRIDSLGFVAHGRRAPGPGEVEIEVEVSALGFKDVMKALDLLSDRIKENTYFGDAMGMEGSGRIVRVGPGIEDLAPGDRVYGVAPHFLDSHVVLAENRVVKLPDTVGFEEGSSLMPLMTVYHGLVDIARIRPGERVLVHSATGGVGLSAIEVARFFGAEVIATAGTPEKRQYLRERGIVHVSPSRDMGFADDVRAITGGRGVDVVLNFTPGETMVKSLACLAPFGRFIELGKMSFDQDAALQLRPFNENLLYAAVDFDRIFEAKPEMVRVLARTVLDHIAKGDFRSPPCTSFPASRVHDAFHTMARSKHIGRICVRPKDPELRVAPAPRSSRFSEGASYLVTGGLGGFGLEVARWLIAQGARHLALVGRRGEDTPGAQQALTELRARGAEVRVFAADAGSRSQVQDVVDAVRRSMPPLRGVVHAAAVLEDRPLEELNRDALERVLSAKARGAWNLHLATEHAALDFFALFSSVAALVGNAHQGNYVAANTFLDQLAIYRRKVGLAATSIQWGALAEAGMVARHGATAKHLESLGIRGLTTDDALEALGNLLDASPEPVGVVDVDWTKLLEQVDPRAGARRFTALAAPKNANGHANGRAGALFASMGGLDEEAALSHMTSLVVGSVAGVMRLPPAELDPCVPLRDLGMDSTLALEIVTELEKSTGMKLPTLTVAGGPPASQIASALLARGRAVI, encoded by the coding sequence ATGAATCTGTATGGGCGTTTGCTGTGGACCCTCGGCCGCGCGGCGACCAAGCCGCGCATCGCACCGCTCGATACGAGCGTGACCACGTGGCGGGTCCTTCCCGGCGATTTGGATCCGTTCGGGCACATGACCAATAGCCGTTACCTCGCCATGATGGATTTGGCGCGCATCGATCATGTCATTCGCGTGGGCCTTCTGCGCCCCGCAATCGAGAATCGCTGGATGGTGCCCGTGGGCTCGGCGTGCGTCGATTTCAAAGCGCCGTTGCGGCCCTTCGAGGCGTACGAAATTCGCACCCGCGTTCTCTCGTGGGATGAGCGCTGGTTCTATTTGCAGCAGGACTTCCACCGCGCATCGGGCGCCCTCGTGGGCTCCGGTTGCGTGAAGGTGACCTTCCGCGGCGCGGATGGCACCGTGCCGCCGGACGATGTGGTGCGCGCGGCGTTGGGATCGGTGCTGCCGCGCCCGCGGCTCGCGCAGGAAGCGGCGGCGCGGTTTGGCATCGAGCGGCGCGAGCCCATCGCCATCGTGGGCATCGGCTGTCGTCTGCCCGGCGGCGCGCACGATCCCGAGGCGCTCTTCCGTTTGCTCATGGATGGGCGCGAGTGCATCGTGGACATTCCCGCAGACCGCTGGGATCCGCGCATCTACCACGATCCGAGCGGCAAGAGCCCGGGCCGCGCGTACGTGCACAAGGCGGGGCTGCTCGAGACCGACTTGCACGCGTTCGACGCGGCGTTTTTCGGCATCACACCGCGCGAGGCGGTGAGCATGGATCCGCAACAGCGCCTGCTGCTCGAGACCTCGTGGGAGGCCTTCGAGGATGCCGGCGTGGTGCCGAGCTCCGTGGCCGGTAGCCGGACGGGCGTGTTCGTAGGTGGCTTTACGACGGACAATTTGCTGGTCTATTCGAACCCCGACAACCGCGAGCTCGTGTCCACGCACTCGGCCACGGCTAGCACCTTGACCATGTTGTCGAACCGGCTCTCGTACTTCTACGACGTGCGCGGTCCCAGCGTGTCAATCGACACCGCGTGCTCGTCGTCGTTGGTGGCCCTGCACTACGCCTGCCAGAGTCTCTGGTCGAAGGAAAGCGATCGGGCGCTGGTCGCCGGCGTGAACGCGATCTCGGTGCCCGAGACGCACCTGACCATGGCCAAAGGGAAGTTCCTCTCGCCGACGGGGCGTTGCCATGCCTTCGACGCGCGGGCCGACGGCTACGTGCGCGGCGAGGGCGCGGCCGTGCTCCTGCTCGAACCGCTCTCGGTGGCCGAGCGGGAGGGGCATCGGATTTATGCCGTCATCCGCGGGACCGCGACGAACCAGGATGGGCGCACGGCAGGCATCTCGCTGCCCAGTGCCGAGGCGCAGATGGCCGTGATGCGCGAGGCTTACGCCAGCGCGGGGGTCGATCCGCGCTCGGTGGTCTACGTGGAGGCCCACGGAACCGGCACACCGGCGGGCGATCCCATCGAGGCACGCGCCATCGGCACCGTCGTGGGGGCTTCGCGCGGCGATTCGGAGGCGTGCCTTTTGGGTTCGGTGAAGACGAACCTGGGGCACCTCGAGGCGGCGGCCGGCGTAACCGGTGTGCTGAAAACCGCGTTGTGCCTGCAGCAAGGCATGGTGCCGCACCATCCGCACCTGGGGGAGGTCAACCCGGAGATCCCGCTTGGAGATCTCGGGCTGCGCATCCCCCGGGCACCGGAGCCGCTGCCTGCGCGCCATGCTCCGCGCGTGGCCGGGGTGAACTCGTTCGGATATGGCGGAAGCAATGCACATGCGGTGCTGGAGGAGGCGCCTGCGCCCGCGCCCATCGCGGGGGCTGCACCTCGTTGTCGACCGCATCTATTGGCGATCAGCGCGAAGTCGAAAGAGTCGCTCGCCGAGCTCGCGGGGCGCTATGCCGAGCGGCTCGAGCGGGCGCAAAACGACGCGGAGGTCACCGCGATTTGCCGGAGCGCCGCCCTTCACCGCGAGCACCATCGGCATCGCTGGGCGCAAAGCGGCAACTCGGGCGCCGAGCTCGTGGCGTCGCTGCGTGCGGCATCGTTCGAAGGGGCTCCGGAGGCCGGCGGGCTTCTCTTCGTGTACACCGGCATGGGCCCGCAATGGTGGGGCATGGGGCGCGAGCTTTTCGCCGCCGAGCCGGCGTTCCGTCGGGCCGTGGAAGAGTGCGACGAGGCCTTTCGCGATGCCTCGGGCTGGTCGATTTGGGAAGAAATGGCGCGCGACGAGCCGACGTCGCGCATGCACCGGACCGAGGTGGCGCAGCCCGCGAATGCCGTGTTGCAGATCGCGCTCACACGGCTTTGGGCGGAGTGGGGCATCGTGCCCGACGCAGTGCTCGGGCATAGCGTGGGCGAGGTGGGGGCGGCCTACGCGTGCGGTGCGCTCGGTGTGCGCGAGGCCATGCGGGTCGCGTACCATCGGAGCCGTCTTCAACAGAGGCTCGCGGGGCGGGGAGGGATGCTCGCGGTGGGCCTGAGCGAGGAAGCGGTGGCTCCGTGGCTGGGGCGCGCGGCCATCGCGGCCGTGAACAGCGAGGAATCGGTCACCCTTGCCGGCGATCACCTGGAGCTCGGGCGCATTGCGCGCGCGCTCGAGGCGGCGGGGCATTTCCAGCGCGCCTTGCGCGTGGACGTGCCGTACCACAGCCCGCTCATGGACGAGATCGAGGCGCCGCTTTCGAGCGCGCTCGAGTCGCTCGCGCCGAAGGCCCCGGCCATACCGCTGTATTCCACGGTCACCGGCGAGCGGCTCGAGGGGGAGCCGCTCGATGGCCGCTACTGGTGGCGCAACGTTCGGCAGGCGGTTCGCTTTGCGGCCGCCTTCGAGCAGGCCGTGCGCGCAGGGCATACGACGTTCGTCGAGGTGGGGCCGCACCCCGTGCTGGCCGCCTCGATGCGCGATGTCCTGAGAAGCCGCCGCGCAGACGGCGAGGTGGTGGCCTCGCTCGTGCGCAAGGCGCCCGAGCTCGAGACGATGGCCCGTGCGCTCGCCCGCGTCCATTTTTCGGGCCACACGCCATCGTTCCGTGCCTATTTCGGCCCGGGTTCGTACGTGCCGGTTCCCACGTATGCATGGAACCGCAAGGTCTTCTGGCACGAGGGCGAGCGCACGCGCGGCAAGCGGCAGGTCGGCGTGCGTCACCCGCTGCTCACGCATCACCGGGAGCCCGCCACCTGGACTGCGGAGCTGAATCTTGGCGCGACGCCGTACCTTCTCGACCATGTGGTCGCGGATTCCGCCGTTTTTCCAGCGGCCGCTTACATCGAGATGATGCTCGCCGCGCGCGGGATGCAGCAGGGCGAGGCGGCTTGCTCGATCGAGCAGCTCGAGTTTCCCACGGCCGCAGCGCTTCGCGAGGACGAGGTGATACGGCTCGCGCTGCGCCTCTCGACCGAGACCGCGAGCTTCGCCATCCACGCCGAGGACGAAGCCCTCCGCTGCCGCGGCAAACTGTTTTCCCCGGGGCGAACTGCCCCTGCGCTCGACGTGCAAGCGCTTTCGGCGCGGCTGCCGGAGGCCGTATCCGCGTCGGATCTGTATGCCTCGCTGGCGCGTCGCGGTCTGCGCTATGGGCCTGCCTTTCGCGGTGTCGAACGCGTGCAGCGTGCCGAGAACGAATTGCTCGCGTGGCTTTCGCTCCCCGAGGGCCTCGACGAACGCGGTTACCACCTGCACCCCGTGCTGCTCGATGCCGCGCTTCACAGCGTCCTTGCCCTCGCCAACGACGATGGAGCCCACGACATCGTGCCCGTGGCCATCGATCGCGTGCACTTCTTCGCGACCCCGGGGCGCCGTTTGCTGGCCCATGGCCGACTTGGCGCCCGGCGACGCGGTCAACTTCGCGCCGACGTCACCTTGGTGCGCGAGGACGGATCGGTGGTCGCCGAGATCTCCGGCCTCACCTGCCGCATCCTGCCCAGGGCCCGGGCGGCGCACCTCGCCTCGCTTCATTATGCGCGAACCTGGGAACGCATGGCGCCGGCCTCGGAGCCGGGGCTGCGCGAGCCCTCGTTGTGGATCGTCCTCGATGATGGCGCCCCGGAGCTGCCTCGCCCCGAGCTCCTCGCAGCATCGTCCGAGATCCGCGTGCTCGATCTCCGCGCATGCGCCAGCCTTTCCCACGACGATCCTGTCACACACGGCGTCGATCGCGCGGCAGCGTTGGTGCAGACGCTTCGCGGCATCCCACGCGATCGAGTGGCGCGCTACTACGTGGCCACCCGGGGCGCCGAGGCGGTCGTGGCGAGCGACGGTCCGCCGGATGTCTCCTTGGCGCCGCTGCTTGGCCTCGCCCGCACCGCGATGACCGAGCGCCCGGATCTGCACCTCACCCTGGTCGATCTCGAATCCGTCCCCAGCGATCCCCTCGCGTTGACCGCGTGGCTGCGCACCTTCGGCGAGGAGCAAGAGATCGCTCTTCGCGAAGGCGAGACCTACGCGGCCCGGGTGCAGCGTTGCCCAGCGCCGGTGGCGCCTCCGCCCGAGCGCCACGCTCCGGCCGAGGGCAGTGGCTATGCGATTGCCCTCGGTGAGCCAGGTCGCATCGATTCCCTCGGCTTCGTCGCCCACGGGCGGCGCGCGCCGGGGCCCGGCGAGGTGGAAATCGAGGTGGAGGTCTCCGCGCTCGGCTTCAAAGACGTCATGAAGGCGCTCGACCTCCTTTCCGATCGCATCAAGGAGAACACCTATTTCGGCGACGCCATGGGCATGGAGGGCTCCGGGCGCATCGTGCGCGTTGGACCGGGCATCGAGGATCTCGCACCCGGCGATCGCGTCTACGGGGTCGCGCCGCACTTCCTCGACTCGCATGTGGTCCTCGCGGAAAACCGCGTCGTGAAGCTCCCCGATACCGTCGGCTTCGAGGAAGGCTCGAGCCTCATGCCGCTCATGACGGTCTACCACGGCCTCGTCGACATCGCGCGCATCCGTCCCGGCGAGCGCGTGCTCGTTCACAGCGCCACGGGCGGAGTCGGTCTTTCGGCCATCGAGGTCGCGCGCTTCTTCGGGGCGGAGGTCATCGCCACGGCGGGCACGCCCGAGAAGCGCCAATACCTGCGCGAGCGCGGCATCGTCCACGTCAGCCCTTCGCGTGACATGGGCTTTGCCGACGACGTGCGTGCCATCACCGGCGGGCGCGGTGTCGATGTCGTGCTCAACTTCACGCCCGGCGAGACCATGGTGAAGAGCCTCGCGTGCCTGGCGCCGTTCGGGCGATTCATCGAGCTCGGCAAAATGAGCTTCGACCAAGACGCCGCCCTGCAGCTGCGCCCCTTCAACGAGAATCTTTTGTACGCCGCCGTCGACTTCGACCGCATCTTCGAGGCGAAGCCCGAGATGGTTCGTGTCCTCGCGCGCACCGTGCTCGATCACATCGCCAAGGGCGATTTTCGCTCGCCCCCGTGCACGTCGTTTCCCGCGAGCCGGGTGCACGACGCGTTTCACACGATGGCGCGGTCCAAGCACATCGGCCGGATCTGCGTCCGCCCGAAGGATCCCGAGCTGCGCGTCGCGCCGGCCCCGCGAAGTAGCCGCTTCTCCGAGGGCGCGAGCTACCTCGTGACCGGTGGGCTCGGCGGCTTCGGTCTCGAGGTGGCACGCTGGCTGATCGCGCAGGGGGCGCGTCATCTTGCGTTGGTCGGGCGGCGCGGCGAGGATACGCCGGGTGCCCAGCAGGCGCTGACCGAGCTTCGTGCGCGCGGGGCCGAGGTTCGCGTGTTCGCGGCCGATGCGGGCTCCCGCTCGCAGGTGCAGGACGTCGTCGATGCCGTGCGCCGATCCATGCCGCCGCTTCGAGGTGTCGTCCACGCGGCGGCGGTGTTGGAGGATCGCCCGCTCGAGGAGCTGAATCGCGATGCGCTCGAGCGCGTGCTCTCCGCAAAGGCGCGCGGTGCGTGGAATCTCCACCTCGCCACCGAGCATGCCGCGCTGGACTTCTTCGCGCTGTTCTCGTCCGTGGCGGCCCTCGTTGGAAATGCGCACCAAGGCAACTACGTGGCCGCGAATACCTTTCTCGACCAGCTCGCGATTTACCGGCGAAAGGTCGGCCTCGCCGCCACGAGCATCCAATGGGGGGCGCTCGCCGAGGCGGGCATGGTGGCGCGCCATGGCGCCACCGCGAAGCACCTGGAGAGCCTGGGCATTCGCGGCCTCACGACCGACGACGCGCTGGAGGCGCTGGGCAACCTTCTCGACGCCTCACCCGAACCGGTGGGCGTGGTCGACGTGGATTGGACCAAGCTCCTCGAGCAGGTGGACCCGCGGGCCGGGGCTCGAAGGTTCACGGCACTGGCCGCGCCCAAGAATGCGAATGGCCATGCGAACGGTCGCGCCGGCGCGCTCTTCGCGTCCATGGGCGGCCTGGACGAGGAGGCGGCGCTTTCGCACATGACGTCGCTCGTGGTGGGCAGCGTCGCCGGCGTGATGCGCCTGCCTCCGGCGGAGCTCGACCCTTGCGTACCGCTTCGCGATCTCGGGATGGACTCCACGCTTGCGTTGGAGATCGTCACCGAGCTCGAAAAGTCGACGGGGATGAAGCTGCCGACGCTGACCGTCGCAGGCGGTCCGCCCGCATCACAGATTGCGTCGGCGCTGCTCGCCCGAGGGCGCGCAGTGATATAG